A region of the Parus major isolate Abel unplaced genomic scaffold, Parus_major1.1 Scaffold472, whole genome shotgun sequence genome:
TGAATGTCCATGGAATGTTCCCATCCTGGGAATGTCCAGATCCAGGGAATATTCACGTTCTGGGAATGTTCAGATCCATGGAATGTCCAGATCCTGGGAATGTCCATGGAATGTTCATATCCTGGGAATGTTCAGATCCTGGGAATGCTCAGATCCATGGAATGTCCATATCCATGAAATGTCCAAATCCAGGGAATGTCCAGATCCAGGGAATGTCCAGACCCTGGGAATATCCACGTTCTGGGAATGTTCAGATCCATGGAATGTCCACATCCTGGGAATGTTCCCATCCTGGGAATGTTCAGATCCTGGGAATGTCCAGGGAATGTCCAGATCCTGGGAATGTCCTGGGAATGTCCATGGAATGTCCAGACTCTGGGAATGTCCATGGAATGTCCAGACTCTGGGAATGTCCATGGAATGTTCACATCCTGGGAATGTCCAGATGCAGGGAATTTTCATGTTCTGGGAATGTCCAGATCCTGGGAATGTCCAGACCCTGGGAATATCCATGGAATGTCCAGATCCTGGGAATGTTCACGTTCTGGGAATGTTCCCATCCTGGGAATATCCATATCCTGGGAATGTCCAAATCCAGGGAATGTCCATGGAATGCCCTGTTCCTGGGAATGTTCCAATCCTTGGAATGTTCAGATCCTGGGAATGTTCATATCCTGGGAATGTTCCCATCCTGGGAATGTTCAGATCCTGGGAATGTTCCCATCCTGCGAATGTCCATGGAATGTTCAGATCCTGGGAATGTCCATATCCAGGGAATGTCCAGATCCCAGgaatttcctctccctcttcctttgcCGATGTTCTGGCAGGACCGAAACACTCCTGGATTTTGTCCTTCCAATAAATCGAATTCCCGCAGGAATTTTTTGGGTGCTGGGAAAAAGCTGGATCAGGGAGCAGCTTCCAAACCCCTCCCCCAATCCCAATTCCCAAACCGAGCCACCAATCCTGGGCTCGGGAAGTGCCGGAAATTCCTAAAGTTCCTCTTGTTCCTGCTTTGGAATTCCACCGATTCCTCAGGCTTCCAGGAGTTTGGAGAACAttcctgggatttttggggaaCATTCCAGGGAATTTTCTCCTCCTCGATGAGTGAAATATTCCCTGTTCCTGTagaaatcccaaaaaaaattcccaaaaaaccGTCCCGTCCTTCCCAGCCTTCCTGGAGGAACCGAGGCTTCCCAGATTCCTGGGAATCTCTTCCCGAGTTTCTGTTGGATCTGatttaaattgtaaatttaaAATCGCCCATCCTGGGCTTTTCCAAGCGGAAAATTCCCTTTGTTCATCTCCGGCGGGACGAGCAGAAATCCCGGGAAAAACGTTTTCCATGGATCTTCGTTGGGGCTTGGCAAACAAACAACGACATCCCCCCGACCGGAGAGATCCGAGAGCCGCGATCCCGGTTTAATTCGTTAATTAATTACTCCAATTAATCAGCCTAATTAAGGGCTCCACGCGTTCCCGCCTGGGGTTTTGGGGCAGAAATCCGATTTTTGGGGGCTGGTTTGAGGCGGTTTCCGGTGGCTGGGTTTTCCCGGAGCGCGGAGGGAGGTTGGAAAATGGAATTATGGCTGCAAGGAGGCATCGGAAGCGACGGATCCCGAGGGGTCTGATCCCGATCCATGAAAAACAGGGATTCAGTGGGGATAACCGGGAATAACGGGAGCTGGGGGGAGGTTTTAGGTTCAAAGTTCCGAGGAGGCGCCGGAGGTTTAATGGGATTTCACAGGGGAAAGGGGAATCTGGCCAGGGAGGATTCAGGGATGGGGAATTGTTCCCAAAGTTGGGcctggatggggtttggaggaATCTGGGATAACGGGAATTGTCagggttggaatgggatgggattgaagATCTGtggatcccatcccaaaccacTCCGGGATTCTGGGATTGAGATCGCTCAGGATCCATTGCGAGGGATTTTTATGGAATTtggggatggaaaagggaagggagaccCTTCCTGGAGTCACcaattcccagggaattcctgaaattccttcccagggaggagttgggatggggctggatccaatcccaggctgggagagctgggaatggagggaattccctgggaaagAGGAATCTTGGGAAtgaattcccagctgggagggaagaaccaggctggaattcccagagaatccctgggagtgtccaaggaaAGGTCGGATCAGCCTGGAATGgctgaaggtgtccctggaacGGGATGGGATTGGAGATCCATGAattccacccaaaccattccgaGATCCTGAGCCAGAGGTCACCACGGGGGTTCCCAGGAATCCCAGGGATTCCCATCTGGAATTAAATTTGGTTTAGGGAATCTCTTCCTCTTTGCTCCGAGGAATATTCAGTGAATCCAtggaacattttcctttattccctccttttcctcctcatccGTCTCCTCCTGGATCAGGTGGAGTCAATCCTGATCCAATTCCAAACTCCCCCCTGGAATTAAATTTGGTTTTTAGGGAATCCCTTCCCATTCTCCATTTACGGATCCACGGAATCGGCTTCACTCTCggattttccttctccccctccttttcctcccgCTCCTGGACCAGGTGGAGTTGATCCGTCGGGATTACGTGGCCAACGGGGGCTGGGAGACGTTCCTGTCCTACGAGGATCCCGAGCAGGACATCCTGGTGGGGCTCCTGCGCCTCCGGAAGAGCTCCCCGGAATCTTTCCGCCCGGAGCTCAAGGGCGGCGTCTCCATTGTCCGGGAATTGCACGTCTACGGCAGCGTGGTGCCCGTCAGCAGCCGGGATCCCTCCAAATTCCAGCACCAGGTACTCCAGGCCTTCCCGgatttccctctgctcctcattccctctctcccctccccaaaaaaacctggaattttgtttcatttcactCTGAGTTAGGACAGGACCAGGATGGGATTGCAGCTCCTTTTGGCTGGAATTCTGTCTCTTCCGCGTTTGcgttgttggttttttcccatGGGATCACATTCCAGCTCCgagattttaaacaaaattctttgAGATTTGAAACAATTCCTTTCGGGATGCTCCCGGAGCCGCTGCGTTCCCAGGGCCGATTTGCCTTTGGATTTCCTTCGTTAATTAATTCCCGCTCCTGGAAGGAGGAATTCCACTCCTGGAATCCGCAGCAGTTCCTTTGGGAAGGGGAGGTCGGATTTGGCGCTGCCTGGGTTTCTTTCCAAGGGACTTTGGTGGGATGGGTTCTTCCCGCTGGATCAGAATTCCCAGGAGTGtcccaggaaaggctggagaaCCCTGGGATCGTGGGAGGTGTCAGGgttggaatgggaatgggatttaaggtcccttcccaaaccagtctggaattACAACGCCCCAATTTCCGtccttggacactcccagggattctctgggaattcccagccaggaattccttcccaaatcccaccccaagctcccctttcccagggaattccctccattcccagcctgggatTGGATCCATCCCCAACCCGACTCCTCTCCGGGAAGGAATTTCAGAATCCAGGGGGTTCACTGGGAATTGGGGACTCCAGGAAGggtctcccttcccttttccatccccaAATTCCATAAAAAACCCTCGGGATGGATTCTGAGTGTCCTGGAtcccagaatcctggaatgctttgggtgggaTCCATGGATtttcaatcccatcccattcccacccccaACACCTTCCCTGATCCCaggacactcccagggatccagaggcagctgcagcttccctagcaattccagccaggaattccttccccatatcccacccatccctgccctctggcactgggaattCCCAGTTTAAAATTCCAGGATGATTTCCCATCAGAGGATTTAACCCCATCCCAGAGAACCGCTCAGACATCGGAAATTCCAGCGAGGAATTCCACGAGTTAAAAATTCCCCGAGGAATTTAATGCTGACCTCAGCCCCTCAAAATTCCCGACCTCAGGATCATCTGGATCCTTCAGAACCAATCTTCTGTTTTGACAgaaattccccttttttttcttcctccctgttATTTTCTGCCATTCCAGGGATTTGGAATGTTGTTGATGGAGGAGGCGGAAAGGATCGCCAGGGAGGAGCACGGGGCACGGAAAATCGCCGTCATTTCAGGTATTCCTGCTTCATCCCTTGGGGATTCCTGggaatatttttatcttaatcCCAAAATAACATCGGGGCAGGGAGGACGCATCCGGAATTATCCCGGAGaaaggagctggggaaaaaagaaatgggaaaaattccCGTTTTTCCCGATGTTGGGTGGggacagcaaagggaaaatgttgGGTTGGAAttgatgggattttgggaagctCAGGGAAGTTTTTCCAGGTGGATGGAAGTGTGGTATATCCGGGATCCAGGAATCCCTGCTGGATCCTGGGAGACTTGGGAATGTGGCCTGGGGAGCGggaatataaaatacaaaaaattataaatttatatatatatatttttatatttataataatttaatataaattaattatttgggAATGATGTGGAGAGGAATTCACGTTTCCATAAGAATTCCAGGGGATTTaacagcagagctctgatccagagggggttttttttttgggaaaaaaattcctcattttctgctgccccaccaaaaaaaaaccccaaaaagcagaaatctgcagCTTGGAACCCTGTGTGCTTCCAGCTGCAAAATCCTGGGATTTTCATGGATCATGGATGAGGGTCAGAGTGAGAGTGGGGACAATGTGCCCAAGAGAATTTCCTGGATTTTCTGGAttctgttccatccctggaagtgtccagggaaatcttggaacaacctgggatcACAGGAGGTGTcggggttggaatgggatgggattgaaggccccttcccacccaaaccattccagaattccatgattccatctCCCAATCCTTTCCCAATTTCTGGTGCTGTTCGGTGTCGGTGTGATCTGGGAATTCCACCTGGATTCCagaattccatgattccatctCCCAATCCTTCCccaatttctgctgctgttcagtgTCAGTGTGATCTGGGAATTCCACCCAGATTCTGTTTGTATCCCTGGAGTGCCAAGCACAATATCCTGCAATTTCTCCAAGATCCACAGgctttccagctgtttccttgGAGATGCTGAATTCCAGTTCTCCCAGAGGTTTTATCTGGGATAAAAACTCAGCCAGGAGTTTTTCCTCTGTCAGAGGGCGGAATTTGGGGGGGTCtgagatggaatttttttaattttggagcCCTCAAAGTTACATTTCCAACAAAAAATcgtttttctgaaaggaaaaatacgGAATTTTGGGACAGGGGGGCGTGGAGGGGTTGAAATCATCATTCCAAGATCTTGGAAGATCTTTTCCAACTCCAAGTCCTGCGGCTTGGTCGGGTCCTGCTCACCCTTAGGGAATGAAtttgggaagctggaaaagcttCCAGAAAAATCCGGGATTTTCCGGCTGATCATTCAGCATGGCCTTGGATTTGCTGCAGTTTGGAAACGTCTTTCCCTCAACCCAGAGGGAAATTTGgatggaaaatgggaaggaaagggaaatttcCTGGCATTTCCTggcatctccagctgctcccatcGGAATCTCCTCCCAGAGAGATTCCAGAGCCGCTTTGCTTTTCCGGTTCTTTCAtctggggagagaaaaggggggaaaaacgCAGCAGGATTTTCCAGGATTGCTTGGAACCCATGGAAAGGCACTTCCAAACAAAGGGAAAGTAGGAATCTCCTGATTCAGGCAATGAGCCGGGAATGATTCCCAGAGCCGGAAATgattcccagagctgggaatgattCCCGGAGCCAGGAATgattcccagagctgggaatgattCCCGGAGCTGGGAATGATTACCAGAGCCAGGAATGATTCCCAGAGCCGGAAATgattcccagagctgggaatgattcacagagctggaaatgatTCCCGGAGCCAGGAATGATTCCTGGAGCCGGAAATGATTCCCGGAGCTGGGAATGATTCCTGGAGCCAGGAATGATTCCTGGAgccatcccagctgctcccgGTTAAACATCCCATCACCAGGAGAGGACCACTGGGAGAATTTCCGGTGCTGGGCCCCGGAGCGGTGACAAATGGGCTCGGAGCCCCTTTGGATGGAAAATGAGGAttgggaaggatttgggattcGGGGAAATTAGGGATGGGAACCGAGATCAGCTGGGGCTTGTGGTTTGATGCCAGTGGCATGGATAAAGTTTGGATGCTCTTTTCCCTGGATTCCACTATCCCTGGGCACTGTTTTCCCAGGattctgttttccctgtgtgCTCTTTTCCCTGGATTCCGCTATCCCTGGATATTTCGAACTTCTTTAGATCCCAAGGCCCGTTCTTCCCCCAAAACACATCCGGCTCTTTCCCGGACCCACTGAGGATGAACATTCCCAGCGAGGAGCCGGGATGGGGGCACTTTTCCCAGGATTCCTAGCTGTTCCAGCGGGAAGCAGGAGGTGCCCCctcccctgctcagcagcagcgattttgtttctttatttgctCATTTCAGGTCATTTTCTGCTCGAGCGGCGCCTTTGT
Encoded here:
- the LOC107199155 gene encoding elongator complex protein 3-like isoform X2; its protein translation is MPLVSSGVEHGNLRELALARMKDLGTQCRDVRTREVGIQEIHHKVRPYQVELIRRDYVANGGWETFLSYEDPEQDILVGLLRLRKSSPESFRPELKGGVSIVRELHVYGSVVPVSSRDPSKFQHQGFGMLLMEEAERIAREEHGARKIAVISGVGTRNYYRKIGYELEGPYMVKRLE